The genomic interval CGGGCCTGCTGCTCCCGCTCTTCCTGACGGCGGCGGTTGAGGGTGCGGTCCCGTGCCCGCCGGTCTGCCTCCCGCTGGGCGGCGGCCGCGCTGGCACTGGCCTGCTCTTCGTCCGCCTCACCGCGGCGCCGTTTCTTGCGCTTCTGGGTGCGGGCTTTTTTTACCGACTGCTGGTCGGCGAGGCCGGCTTTCAGCAGCTGATCGCGAAGACTGTCACTCATGGCCGCAGGATAAGCACACCACCGGGGGCTGACTACCCCCGGGCGTCCAGGGGCGCCGGCCGGGCCCGCTGGACGGTCACCACACCCACCACCACGATCACCAGGCCCACCAGCGCCAGTGGCGCCAGCCGTTCATCGAAAAGCCACCAGGCGATCAGGACCGTCATGGGGGGCGCCAAGTAGAACAGCGACGCCACCCGTGAGGCCGCCCCGTGCCGGATCAGCAGGAACAGCAGGCCGATAGCGCCCACCGAGAGCACCAGCACCAGCCAGGCCATGGCAAAGATCAATTCGCCATGCCAGGTGATCTGGTTGGTCTCGGTGGTGAGCGCCAGGGTGCCCAGCACCACCGCGGTGGCCAGATACTGCACGGTGCCGCCGGTTCGCAGGTCGGTGACCGGGCAGAACCGCTTCTGGTACATGGTGCCGGCGGTGATGCCCAGCAGCGCGATTAACGTGCTGATGATGGTGGCCGGCGTGGCCGTGCTGGCCTCCAGCCCGGAGATGATCACCAGCGCCACCCCGGCAAACCCCACCAGCAGCCCCAGCCACTGGACCCGGCTGACGCGCTCGCCGAGCAGCGGACCGACCAGCGTGGCGGTGAGCAGCGGCTGCAGGGCCACCAGAATGGCGGTGACACCCGCGGCCTGGCCACGGTCAATGGCCCAGAAGACGCCGCCGAGATAACAGCCGTGAACCAGCAGTCCGGCCACCGCGGTGTGCAGCAGCGCCCGGCGGTTGGGTGGCCAGGGCGCCCGAGTGGCCAGCGCCACCGCCCCTAGTATGGCGGCGGCCAGCAGCATGCGCAGGGCCAGGAAGGTCATGGGCTCGATCCACGGCAACCCCAGCACCGCGCCGATGAAGCCGGTGCTCCAGAGCATGACGAACCCCGCCGGGAGCGCGAAGCTCCAGCGCCAGTCCTGAGTCGTCACTCCGGGTTGGAGAGGATGTGCTGACGCAGTTGCTCGTACTCGTCGCGATTGATCAGGCCCCGGTCCCGCAGCGCCTCGATTTCTTCCAGTCGCGCGGTGAGACTGCCCGGTTCCGGAGCAGCGGCATCCGCCGGCTCACCGGTGTCCGCGCTGGTGGCCGGCCCGGCATCGGCGGTCCGGAAGCCCCGGCCATTCAATCGGTAGTAGCCGTCGCGACAGGACCCGCGGGACTCCAGTGGCCCATTGCCCAGCACCTGCAGGTAATCGGCGCCGTCGTTGGCCACCTTGATGGTCAGCTCCTGCAGCGCTTCTTCGTAGCCGGCCTGGCGGCCCTCATCCCGGCGACAGTCAGCGCTGGCGATGCCCCGTCGCCGGCCGGTGTCGATGGCATCACCGGCGGGCAGTTCGACGCCGATTTCCATCTGCTCGGCGCGTCGGGCGGCCTCTTCCGATGCCGGCGATGCGCTGAACAGATACAGGCCGCCAATGTTGGTGCCCAGATCGGGCCCCGACCCGGCGCAACCCGCCAGTAGCAGTGAGGGGACAATCAGGGCCAACCAGCGTCGCGCGGGCATTGGGATCTCCAGTGAGCTTCAGGAACTTGGCGAGAGTATTGCCGATCGCAAGGGGTGTTGACCAGTGCCGAACTTACCGGCGCTATGGCCAAAAGAGGACCGAGAGAGTACGGTTTGCCCGGTATTTGTCCCATCATTCACCAAGGAGGAACCCATGGCATTCTCATTGCCGGATCTGCCCTATGACTACAACGCGCTGGATCGCGCCATCGACGCCCAGACCATGGAGATCCATCACACCAAGCACCACAACACCTATGTCACCAAGCTGAACGACGCGGTCAGTGGCACGGATCACGAGGGCAAGGCCCTGGAAGATCTGCTGACCGGAGTCTCGGCGCTGCCGGTGGGTGTCCGCAACAACGGCGGAGGTCACTACAACCATTCCATGTTCTGGCAGATGCTGTCCCCGAACGGCGGAGGCGCCCCGGACGGTGCCGTGGCCGATGCCATCAACGCCGCCTTCGGATCCTTTGACAGCTTCCGCGAGACCTTTACCAACGCCGCGCTGGGGCGGTTCGGCTCCGGTTGGGCCTGGTTGATCCAGACGCCAGCGGGCCTCAAGGTCACCTCGACCCCCAACCAGGACAACCCGATCATGGATGTGGCCGAGGATCAGGGGACGCCCGTGCTGGGCCTGGACGTCTGGGAGCACGCCTATTATCTGCGCTATCAGAACCGCCGCCCGGATTACGTTGAGGCGTTCTGGGACGTGGTCAACTGGGATGAGGTGAATCGCCGGCTACAGTCCGCCGCCTGATCCCGCGGTCATCGCCACCGGGCTGCGGAGCCAGCGAACACTGGCTCCCGCCCGGTTTTTTGTGTCCGTGGCTAGTGGGGCCGAACCCGGTCCTGCTTGCCAAAGTGACTGGACAGGGCACGTTCCAGCTTGCCGGCGGCCTGATGGGCCGCGGTGTAGGCGTCTTCGGCGAGGGCCTCGGCAACAATGGGGTCACTGCCCCGGGGATGGGCCTCCAGCAGGCAGTGAATGTCCCGGCCGCCCTTGTTGGCATTCTCATCCTTGAAGTGGGCTTCGATCCGCGTCAGTCGCTCTCCGTGCTTGCGCTCCACGGGCTCCAGCTTGCTGCGCAGATGGTCATTGAGGGCATCCGAGAGGTGAACGCCGTCGCCGGGATTGGTGATGAGCTCCATGGGGTCGTTGGCCTCCATCCAGTGTTTTCGATCATTGTTGGTGGTCGCGCCGGACGCGGGATTAATTGACGCTGGCCTCCACGTCGTCCAGGGACGCGCTGAAGCCCATCAGCGAGAGGGGAAGTTCCACGCCCTGGCCCTGGGGATCGGCGATGGTCAGGGTTGCCTGACTGCCCGCGCGCATCTGCTCGACCAGCTCGGGCTCCAGCACGATATCCGCTCGACAGCCACTCTGCACGCAGAGTTGCACCGCAAAGCGGATCGGCTCGTTGTCATTCACCTGCAGCTGAACCCCCGGCGGCAGCAGCATGCCCAGGGGCAGGTTGAAAAGCGCCACCGGCTGATCAGCGCCGGGCGGGAAGCCGATCACCGTCTCCAGTACCGTCTGCCCGGTCTCCTGCTCGCTGACCTGCTGGTACATTTCGCAGCTCTCACCGGCGCCGAAGGCATCCTCCGGTGCCGGCTGGCAGCGAACCACCCAGTCCTGGTGCTCGGCACGAATCTCGGCCTCGGGCGCGGCGCCCGGATCCGTTGCCGGATCCATGAGGGCGTCATCCTGCTGGGCCAGAGCCAGCGGGGCAAACAGCATCGCGGCCGCCAGTGCCGCGGTCTGAAGTAATCGTTGTTTCATCCGGGTCTCTCTCTGCCAGGTTTCAGTGCCACCCAGTCTGCCGAAGTTGTCAGCCGGCGCAACTCGACTTCAGGACGGTTCATAGCCCAGGTTGGGGGACAGCCAGCGCTCCACTTCGGCCACCGTCATGCCCTTGCGGGCCGCGTAGTCCTCCACCTGGTCGCGGTAGATGCGCCCCAGGCCGAAGTAGCGGCTGTCCGGATGCCCGAAATACCAGCCGGAGACCGCCGCGGTGGGGTACATGGCCCGGCTTTCGGTCAGCCGCAGCCCGATGCGCTTTTCTACGTCCAGCAGCTCCCAGAGCCGATCCTTCTCGGTGTGATCCGGGCAGGCGGGATAGCCGGGGGCGGGACGGATTCCGCGGTACTGCTCGTCGATCAGGGCGGCGTTGTCCAGGTTTTCATCCGGGTGATAGCCCCAGTCCTGCTGGCGCACCCGGGCGTGCAGCATCTCGGCGAATGCCTCCGCCAGCCGGTCCGCCAGCGCCTTGACCATGATCGAGTTGTAGTCGTCGTGATCGGCTTCAAAGCGGGCCACGGGCTCGTCGATGCCAATGCCCGTGGTGACCGCAAAGGCACCCATCCAGTCCGCCAGCCCGGTTTCCCGGGGCGCGACGAAGTCCGCCAGGGACTGGTTGGGACGACCCCGCGGCTTTTCATTCTGCTGGCGCAGATGATGCAGCCTCATCAGCACCTCGCGGCGATCCTCGCCGGTGTAGAGCTCGGTGTCGTCTGCCACGGCGTTGGCCGGGAACAGGCCATAGACACCGCGGGCGGTGAGCCATCGCTCCCGCACCAGTTGCTCCAGCATCTCCAGGGCATCGGCGTGGAGCTTGCGGGCTTCTTCGCCGACGATTTCGTCGTCGAGGATCTTCGGATAGGAGCCGGCCAGTTCCCAGGCGTGAAAGAACGGAGTCCAGTCGATGTAATCCACCAGCTCGTCCAGCGCCGGCTCGATGACATGAATGCCCGGGCGGTTGGGTCGCACCGGCTCCCAGCCGGCCCATTCGATGGGTGTGCGATTGTCCCGGGCCGCGGCGATGTCCAGCCATTTGTGGCGCTTCTGGCGGCCGGCGTGCTGGGTGCGCACCCGCTCGTATTCGGTGCGCAGGTCGGCGACAAAGGGCTCGTAGCGGGTCTCGCTGACCAGGTTGCTGGCCACGCCCACCGCCCGCGAGGCGTCCTTGACGTAAATGACATCGCCGTCGTAGTTCGGATCGATCTTCACCGCCGTGTGCACCCGCGATGTGGTCGCCCCGCCGATCAGCAGGGGCGTGGTCATGCCGCGGCGCTGCATCTCCTTGGCGACGTTGACCATTTCGTCCAGGGATGGCGTGATCAGCCCGGACAGGCCGATGACATCGACGTTTTTCTCGACGGCGGTCTCGAGGATCTGTTCGGCAGGCACCATGACGCCCATGTCCGTGACCTCGAAGTTGTTGCACTGGAGCACCACGCCGACGATGTTCTTGCCAATGTCGTGGACGTCGCCCTTGACCGTGGCCATCAGAATGCGGCCGGCGGGCTCGTCATCGGTGTTGCCGCTGGCGGCTTTTTCTTCTTCGATGTAGGGGAGCAGGTAGGCCACCGCCTTTTTCATGACTCGGGCGGACTTCACCACCTGGGGCAGGAACATCTTGCCCTCGCCGAACAGGTCGCCTACCACGTTCATGCCGTCCATCAGCGGCCCCTCGATTACCTCGATGGGCCGATTGAACTGCTGCCGGGCCTCTTCCACGTCCTCATCGGT from Spiribacter sp. 2438 carries:
- a CDS encoding HPF/RaiA family ribosome-associated protein, yielding MEANDPMELITNPGDGVHLSDALNDHLRSKLEPVERKHGERLTRIEAHFKDENANKGGRDIHCLLEAHPRGSDPIVAEALAEDAYTAAHQAAGKLERALSSHFGKQDRVRPH
- a CDS encoding superoxide dismutase; this translates as MAFSLPDLPYDYNALDRAIDAQTMEIHHTKHHNTYVTKLNDAVSGTDHEGKALEDLLTGVSALPVGVRNNGGGHYNHSMFWQMLSPNGGGAPDGAVADAINAAFGSFDSFRETFTNAALGRFGSGWAWLIQTPAGLKVTSTPNQDNPIMDVAEDQGTPVLGLDVWEHAYYLRYQNRRPDYVEAFWDVVNWDEVNRRLQSAA
- a CDS encoding DMT family transporter, with translation MTTQDWRWSFALPAGFVMLWSTGFIGAVLGLPWIEPMTFLALRMLLAAAILGAVALATRAPWPPNRRALLHTAVAGLLVHGCYLGGVFWAIDRGQAAGVTAILVALQPLLTATLVGPLLGERVSRVQWLGLLVGFAGVALVIISGLEASTATPATIISTLIALLGITAGTMYQKRFCPVTDLRTGGTVQYLATAVVLGTLALTTETNQITWHGELIFAMAWLVLVLSVGAIGLLFLLIRHGAASRVASLFYLAPPMTVLIAWWLFDERLAPLALVGLVIVVVGVVTVQRARPAPLDARG
- a CDS encoding SHOCT domain-containing protein — protein: MPARRWLALIVPSLLLAGCAGSGPDLGTNIGGLYLFSASPASEEAARRAEQMEIGVELPAGDAIDTGRRRGIASADCRRDEGRQAGYEEALQELTIKVANDGADYLQVLGNGPLESRGSCRDGYYRLNGRGFRTADAGPATSADTGEPADAAAPEPGSLTARLEEIEALRDRGLINRDEYEQLRQHILSNPE
- a CDS encoding invasion associated locus B family protein: MKQRLLQTAALAAAMLFAPLALAQQDDALMDPATDPGAAPEAEIRAEHQDWVVRCQPAPEDAFGAGESCEMYQQVSEQETGQTVLETVIGFPPGADQPVALFNLPLGMLLPPGVQLQVNDNEPIRFAVQLCVQSGCRADIVLEPELVEQMRAGSQATLTIADPQGQGVELPLSLMGFSASLDDVEASVN